The Thermobifida halotolerans sequence CAGCGCGACCGTCTTGGCCTCGGGGTCGCGCAGGAACACGCTGGCGATCAGGAACTCGTTGACGGTGGCGATGAACACCAGCAGTCCCACGATCGCCAGCACCGGCGTCACCAGCGGCAGCATGATGCGGAAGAACGTCTGGGCGTGGCTGGCGCCGTCGACCTTGGCGGACTCGTCCAGTTCCGCGGGGACGGTGTCGAAGAAGCCCTTCATCAGCCAGGTGTTCACGCTCAGCGCGCCGCCCAGGTAGACCAGCAGCAGTCCCCACCGGGTGTCGAACCCGACGGCGGGCCAGTAGTCGGTGATCGTGTTGAACATCAGGTAGATGGCCACGATCGCCAGGAACTGCGGGAACATCTGGATCAGCAGGATGCCGAGCAGGCCCGGGCGGCGCCCGGCGAACCGGAACCGGCTGAAGGCGTAGGCCGCCAGCGCGGACAGGAACACCGTCACCGCGGCGTTGCTCAGGGCGAGCGCCATGGAGTTGGCGTACCAGGAGCCGAACGGGGTGGTGGCGAACAGTTCCCGGGCGTTGGCCAGGCTGGCGCCGCTGGGCAGGAGGTGGCTGGAGCTGAGCGTTCCCAGCGGGTTGAGCGCGGCCGAGACCACGAACAGGATCGGAAACAGCGAGAACGCCAGGGCCAGCCACAGCAGCAGGTGCCGCCAGGAGTTCTCCCTCAGCCACCGTCCGGCCCGTCGGCGGGAGGGTGTCGTCGCGGTCATCAGCGCATCTCCTCCAGGGAACGGCTCTGTCTGAGGCTCAGCAGCGACAGCAGCGCCACGATCAGGAAGATGAGGACCGACACCGCCGAGGCGAATCCGTACTGGGCGCCCTGGCCGCCGAAGGCCAGCCGGAAGGTGTAGGTGATGAGCAGGTCGGTGGATCCGGCCAGCGGGTTGTCGGGACTGAACGGGCCGCCCGCGGTGGTCAGCCAGACCGCGTTGAAGTTGTTGAAGTTGAACGCGAAGGTCGAGACCAGGATGGGCATCATCGAGACCATCAGCAGCGGCAGGGTGACGTGGCGGAGCGCCTGCCAGGCGCTCGCACCGTCGATGCGGGCGGCCTGGCCCAGCTCCCGGGGGATGGCCTGGAGTGCTCCGGTGGCCACCAGGAACATGTACGGGAAGCCGAGCCAGGTGTTGACCAGCAGGATCGAGCCGCGCGCGGTCCAGGTGTTGCCCAGCCAGTTCACGTCCAGCCCCAGGACCCGGTTGATCAGTCCGAAGTCGGTGTTGAACATGTCACGCCACAGCAGCAGCATCGCGAACGAGGGCATCGCGTAGGGCAGGACCAGCAGGACGCGGTACAGGGTCCGACCGCGCAGCGGCCGGTTGGTGTGCATGAGCAGGGCCAGGCCCAGGCCCACGACGAAGACCAGGAGGGTGGTGCCCGCGGCGAAGCCGATGTTCCAGGTGAGGATGGACAGGAAGGACGAGGCGACGTCCGGGTTGGTCACGAACCGCAGGAAGTTGTCGAAGCCGACGTTGACCTGCCAGCCCTGGAGGAGCCGCTGCCCGTCTGCGGAGACGAAGACGCCGTTGTCGGGGTCGGCGACGTACTCCACGCCGGTGGCGGAGTCCACGACGCAGTCGCAGTCCTCCTGGTAGGTGCGGGTGGCCCGCCCCTCGTAGGCCGTGGACAGGCCGCTTGAGCGGATGCCCGTGCCGTCGCCGGTGGGCACCGCGAACTCCGCGATCTCGCCGCTGCGCTCGTTGATCTGGGCTGGGGTGAGGACCGTGTAGTCCTCGGCGGCGGTGATCCTGCCGGAGGGGTCGGTGGTGACG is a genomic window containing:
- a CDS encoding sugar ABC transporter permease — its product is MTATTPSRRRAGRWLRENSWRHLLLWLALAFSLFPILFVVSAALNPLGTLSSSHLLPSGASLANARELFATTPFGSWYANSMALALSNAAVTVFLSALAAYAFSRFRFAGRRPGLLGILLIQMFPQFLAIVAIYLMFNTITDYWPAVGFDTRWGLLLVYLGGALSVNTWLMKGFFDTVPAELDESAKVDGASHAQTFFRIMLPLVTPVLAIVGLLVFIATVNEFLIASVFLRDPEAKTVALGLYGLVADERNANFGLFAVGTLLIALPTMAVFWFLQRYIVEGLTSGAVKG
- a CDS encoding ABC transporter permease subunit, whose amino-acid sequence is MTRNTVVDASEGASTSPSRVRGEPTASLLGLTVKTGALGLASALAVWAAVPLVDAANWIGVGVVAAVTALIFYAYLSPRRVPLKYLLPGTLLLVAFQILPVLYTVSTSVTNFGDGHRGDKEQAVAAIEAYSVVRTPDSPNYTLTVAADGDPSSGDLVFLLTAADGTTYAGGAEGLTELTPDDVTTDPSGRITAAEDYTVLTPAQINERSGEIAEFAVPTGDGTGIRSSGLSTAYEGRATRTYQEDCDCVVDSATGVEYVADPDNGVFVSADGQRLLQGWQVNVGFDNFLRFVTNPDVASSFLSILTWNIGFAAGTTLLVFVVGLGLALLMHTNRPLRGRTLYRVLLVLPYAMPSFAMLLLWRDMFNTDFGLINRVLGLDVNWLGNTWTARGSILLVNTWLGFPYMFLVATGALQAIPRELGQAARIDGASAWQALRHVTLPLLMVSMMPILVSTFAFNFNNFNAVWLTTAGGPFSPDNPLAGSTDLLITYTFRLAFGGQGAQYGFASAVSVLIFLIVALLSLLSLRQSRSLEEMR